CTATTCAGTCTCCCAATCGGCTGACTTGCACCAGGCAAAAGATGTGTTTCAGAGCCGCCAGCCTAATCTGGTGGTCTTGGATGCTGAAATTCATGGTGGTAGCGGCTTGGAGCTGTGTCGCTGGATTTATCAACAGCGTCGAGCATTTATCTTAATGTTGTCAGCACGTAACACCGAAATGGATATTGTT
This is a stretch of genomic DNA from Cyanobacteriota bacterium. It encodes these proteins:
- a CDS encoding response regulator, yielding MATLHIQIVEGNPHLRSLLGWHLQQAGYSVSQSADLHQAKDVFQSRQPNLVVLDAEIHGGSGLELCRWIYQQRRAFILMLSARNTEMDIV